The sequence ACAAAGACGATCCAAAAGGACTCGAAGCAGAACGCGACAAGCTGTTCGCGGCGAATCCTCTGCCGCCATCGCCGCTTTCGGTTTTGATCGATCACTTCGATCACGTTGCCAAAGTTGCGGGGGTGGATCACGTGGGTATCGGATCAGATTTCGACGGTGTCGCGAGCCTGCCGGTGGGAATGGAAGACATCTCGAAACTGCCGAGCATTACTTTCGAGTTACTGAAGCGCGGTTACAGTGAACGTGATGTGCGGAAGATTCTCGGCGGAAATTTCATGCGCGCGTTTGCGCAGGCTGAACGGGTCGCGCGCAGAAGCAAGAAGCTCAGCGGCGACGGCAGCGTGCGAAGAATTAAGTGATTTGGAGTGCGGCGGCTCCCTCTCCCTCTGGGAGGCTGGGGTGAGGGATCGAAGCTTTAGCCGCTAAGAAAAGAAAAATAGTTTTGTTTTTCGCGCCCGGCCCTCACCCTACCCCTCTCCCAAAGGGAGAGAAAACAAACCCCAATCCAATCCAATCCAAAGCGCCGACTAGAGCACTCCACGCGAGATGCTAGCGCGGGGACCCCGTTCCGGCACGCTCCAAACGCGACACGGCCCACGAGTGACTTTATTAAACGTCACGCGTGGGCCTCGGGGTGTGGACAGCTCCGTTGATTACCGTTTTTCTTGTTCGTTCTGGCCGCCTTCTTTGTAGCTGCCGCCGTCACCGCCAACGCTTGGATCGAAGCCGCGCTGGCCCGCTTGCTTATCCTCCTGGGCACCCTGTCCGGGTTCCTGGCTGCCTTGTTGGCGGCCCTTGTCACCGCGCTCACCGGCGGTGCGATCATCCTCTGGATTCCGACCCGGCGCCTGATGGCCTGTGTTACCAGTACCTTGTTTCATTCCCTGCTCTCGTTCTCTGTCGTCTGCCATATCATTCCTCCCCTTTTGGTGTTCCGTGAATTGAAATGTCAGGCCGTCGAGATGCGGCCTCGCACAGAATTTCTTGTCTTCAACCGCCATGCCAAACACGAAAGTGCGTATACATCGAGTTCGCATTCAAGTTTTCCAAAATGTCAGCACTCAAACGGTACAGTGTGCAAAATAAAATAGAACAGCGAAGTGCAGACGCCATGTGGAGTGGGAGTGAGGCCTACGGCGAGAGAAGAAAAAATGCGTTTAATTTCTCTTCGCTAAAGCTGCGCTCCCTCACCCAGCTCTCTCCCAGGGTGAGAGGGGGCAAACTACGAACGTGCTTGCTTGAAGGAGTCTGCGTAATCTGCGTACTCTGTGGATACCGATGCGCGCGGGAATTTACATCCACACTCCATTCTGCCGATCACGCTGCTCGTATTGCGATTTCGCGACAGGAATGTTCGAGAGCGACGTCGCCGATCGCTACGTGCGAGCAGTCGTTGCAGAGATTTCCCGCTGGCGGGAAGTCGAGCCATCCGCGGCAGTCGACACGGTCTACTTTGGCGGCGGCACGCCATCATTGCTGACCGTTGAGCAGCTCGAACACATTCTGAACGCGGTTCGCGGGGCGGCACGCACGCCTCTGGCGTGCAGCATGCCGGAGGCATGCGTACCGACGTTTGACGTTGCTGCCGATGCCGAGATCACGCTCGAGATTAATCCGGGAGATGGCGGCGAAAACGCCGATGCGCAGCGCAAGACCATGAGCGAGTGGCGTCGCCTCGGAATCAATCGGGCAAGTTTCGGAGCGCAAACGTTCGATGATCGGGAGCTGAAGATGCTCGGACGAACGCACGATTCGGGCGATATCAGCAAAACGTTTCAGCGCCTGCGTGACGCAGGATTCGACAACATCAATTTCGATCTGATTGCCGCATTGCCCGGACAGACATTGGAAGGCTGGCAGCGGAATCTCGACGAAGCTCTGCAACTGCGGCCGGAACATTTGTCGCTCTACCTGCTCGACGTACACGAAGGCACGCCGCTGCACGATCAAATCAACCGCGGCATGCGCCCGCGCCCTGACGAAGATCTCGCGGCTGAGATGTACGCGCTCATGATCGAGCGAGTCTGCGCCGCCGGCTACGAGCATTACGAGATTTCCAACTTCTGTCTGCCGGGGCGCGAGTCGCGTCACAACACGAAGTATTGGAGCGGCGCGCCGTACTACGGTTTCGGGAACTCGGCCCATTCCTACGATGGCGCGCATGGGCGTTGGGCCAACGAACGTGATGCGGCAAAGTACGTCGAGCTGATAGAGAAAGATCAATCGCCTATCGTCGAACGCACGGAATTGACCGAGGAAGACGCGCGCTCAGAAGCGATCTTTCTCGGATTGCGTCTACTGCGTGGAATCGATTTGAACAGCTACCGCGCGCGGTTCGGCACGGATTTGCGCGAGCAATTCAATGGCGAGCTGGATCGCTTAAAGGCGGGAGGCCTGGTTGCGATCGACGAAGAGCGCTTGAAGCTGACCACGCGCGGGGCTTTGTTATCGAATGAAGTTTTTGCCGCGCTGGCTTGAGTGGCAGCTCTCATTCTCACCGCGCTTAAAGCGCGGTGTTGTCGCGACAGTTGGTAAATCTGAAACCGTTTAAACGGTTTCGAATCTTCTCGCAACGAAGGCACCGGCTGAAGCCCGGTGTGAATGAGAAGCTGCCACTTAGATCTCGTGAACCAGCAGTCCATCCCTTAATTTCGGCTCGAACCAGGTTGATTTCGGCGGCATGATCTCGCCGGCGTCTGAAACGCGCAGCAAATCCTCGATCGTGGTTGGATAAAGCGAGAAGGCGACCGCCGCTTTCCCTTCGTTAACCAACTTTTCCAGTTCGTCAGTGCCCCGAATCCCGCCCACGAAATCGATTCGTTTATCAGTGCGCACGTCTTTGATTCCGAGAATCGAATCGAGCACCCGATCCTGCAAAATGCTTACGTCCAGTGACTCAACTACTCCTTCAGGACGCGATGCGCCATCCGGCAAACCCAGTCCGTGCCAGCGCCCGTCGAGATACATACTCCATTGGCCACGCTCTTTCGGTGATGGCGGGGCGCCGTCTGTCACCTGGAAAGCTTTACCCAATTCCGAGAGAAAACCGGCGGGTGACATGCCATTCAGATCGCGCACGATCCGGTTGTAAGGAAGAATCTGCAACTGCTTATCGGGAAAGAGCACGCACTGAAAGAAGTTGTATTCTTCGTTCCCGATGAAGCTGAAGCCGTGCTCTTTCAACTGCGCGCGGGCGCGGCTGGCACTGGCGGCGCGGTGATGGCCATCCGCGATGTAAAGGTTAGGCACGCTCGCAAACGCTTCAACGAATGCGCCCGTGTTCGAAATGCGCCAGATACTGTGACGGATGTCATCATTAGCCACGAAATCGTAAAGCGGCTCGTTCTGCTGCAAGGCCTCGTTAACCAGTGAGTCGATGTTCGCCTGGGTGCGATAAGTCAGGAATACCGGTCCTGTCTGCGCGCGCAGCACCAGCATGTGTCGCGTGCGATCATCCTCCTTGTCACGCCTCGTCCGTTCGTGTTTGCGAATGACGTCGCTGTCGTATTCATCGACCGAGCAACAGGCAACGACGCCGATCTGCTCGTGATTGCCCATAATCAGGCGATAGAGATACAGGCTCGCTTCGCTTTCCTGCTCGAAGGGACACTCCTTCTTCAGCAGGTCAAAATTCGTAACGGCCTTGGCGTAAACTTCATCGCTGTAGATCGGCGTGCCGTCGGGCAAATCAATTTCCGGACGCGATACGTGCAGAAAACTTTGGGGATTGCCCGAAGCCAGCGCGCGCGCCTCGTCGGTGTTGACGACGTCGTAAGGCACCGCGGCGACCTGATGCGCGCATTCAGCCGCAGGGCGAAGCGCATTGAAAGGACGAATGACTGCCATCCGCACTCCTCACTTGAACTGGAATGTTGAAAGCTTTGCGTAAGACTAAACGCGGCTAAGTGGATTTGCAAAGCACCCCGCGAGCGTACTCGAATCACACCGGCGTGCGGCCAAACTCGCGCAACAGCGGCTTCAGGCTGTCGATCACCAACTCGTGCGCGGCGCTGTTCGTCGCCACCACTCCATTGCGGTTGTCGATGCGCGCCGCGTTATAACGAAGAGGCTTGCCGAACAGATCAGTGAGTCGCCCGCCCGCCTCCGTTAAAACGATTTCCGGAGCGCACGTGTCCCACTGCTTCGTGCCCGGCGAAAGATGCAGATAGAGATCGGCTTCCTGTTCCGCAATCAACCCGACCTTAACCCCGACCGATCCCCTGCGAGTTTCGAATTTGAAACCGAACGAATCGACCACGCGCTCCATGCGCGGGCTGCGGTGCGAGCGACTCGACGCCAGGACCATTTCCGCCGGATCAGTTTTGTTAGAAACGTGCATCCGCTCAGCCTGTTTCCCGTCCCTCTCTAGCCACGAGCCTGCGCCGCGCACCGCGCGATAGAGGACATCGCGCACGGGTTGATAGACAACCCCGAGGACGGCTTCGCCGCCAACCGCCAGACCGATTTGGACGGCAAAATCTCCATCGCGTTGCACAAAATTCTTCGTGCCGTCCATGGGATCGATTAACCAGACGCGCTCTTTGTTCAGACGCTCGTCGGTGTCAACTGACTCTTCCGCGAGAATGCCGTCGCCGGGAAACTCATGCGCCAGTCGCCGCACGATGAGATCGTTGGCTTCGCGGTCCGCGGCGGTCACCTCTTCCATTTCCAGCAGCGCATTCACTTTTTGCTCAACGAGAAACGGACTGTTGTAGTGCGCGAGCAGAACCGCGCCCGCAGCGCGGCCTAGTGCGGTCGCGACTTCAATTTCGCGGTCGTAGTTGATTTTGTCCACGGCTGGTTGATCTGACTACACGCTAACACAAGGCATCGGTTGATCGAAGTCACGCGCGCTTCTATAGTCATGACCAACTCAAATCAAGATATGAGCAAAAACGACTGCGCGAAAACAGATGGAACTGCGCGTTATCGCGCGCGCTTCAAAGACGCCGCCGACGGCCACTTTCGGCAGGCGCAGGATCTTTGGCTGTCGTCCATCGGCGTCGGAACGTATCTTGGTCAGCCGGATGAACTCACGGATCGGCGCTATACCGAAGCCATCCTGCGCGCGGTCGAGCTGGGTGCGAACGTCATCGACACCGCCGCAAACTACCGTTTGCAGAGAAGCGAACGATCGATTGGCGCGGCGTTAACGGAATTGCAGACCCGCGGATTTCCGCGTGATGAACTTGTGACTTGCACCAAGGGCGGCTATCTACCGTTTGACGGCGCGCCGCCAAGCGACGTGCGCCAGTACGTCGAAGACAACTTCATCAAGACCGGAATCGCGACGTGGGGTGACATCGCCGGCGGCTCGCATTGCATGACGCCCCGATATCTCGAGAGCCAGTTGGAGCAGTCTCTGCGCAACATGGATCTCGACTGTGTTGATGTTTATTACGTGCACAATCCTGAATCGCAGTTGTCGGCCGTTTCCGGCGAGGAGTTCTCGCGGCGTCTGCGTGCGGCGTTTGAGTTTCTCGAGCAGAGTGTCGCGCAGGGCAAGATTCGCAATTATGGTGTCGCGACGTGGAACGGCTTCCGGGTCGAACCAAACGCCCGCGGGTACCACTCGCTTGAACAGATGGTCGAAGTTGCACGCGACATCGCCGGCGATGCGCATCACTTCCGATTCATTCAATTGCCGGTAAACCTGGCAATGCCCGAGGCGCTGTTTTTTAAGAATCAGAAATTTGGCGATGAATGGATGACTGCGACCGATGCGGCGCACAAACTTGGCGTCACGGTCATTGCCAGTGGTTCAATTTTGCAGGGCCAGGTCGCGCGCGGCTTACCGGAAGCGATTCGCCAGGCGCTGGGGTCGCTTGCCACGGACGCGCAGGCCGGTATTCAATTTGTGCGCTCAGCGCCGGGAATCACAACCGCGCTGGTGGGAATGAGCAACGTCGCGCACGTCGCAGAGAATCTTGAACTGCTGCGCACTGAACCGGCTGCGTCTGCGACGGTGATGGGTTTGTTCGAACAGGAAGAGTAATTTGGAGTGCGGCGGCTTGACGCCGCTTTGGATTTATTAGGAACGGGAACTAACTTTGCGTTCCTTTGCGACTTGGCGCCTTTGCGTGAACCTATCTCACGCCAAGACGCCAAGGCGCAAAGAACCGCCAAGAAAGAAAAGCGCCGTCTAGGGAACCCACGCGAGATGCTCGCGCGGGAACCCCGCGGTCGGCGCACTCCAAAAAATGAAAATTCTAATCGCTGACAAATTCGAAGAGTCCGGCCGCATCGGCTTGCGCTCGATTGGTTGCGAGATTTCGTTTCAGCCTGATCTCAAAGACGACGCACTGGTCGAAGCGATCGCCAAAGAGAAGCCCGACGTGCTCATCGTGCGCGGCACAAAAGTTACCGAGCCGATGCTTGAAGCCGGGCCTCTTAAGTTAGTGGTGCGCGCCGGCGCGGGCTACAACACGATTGACGTAGCCGCGGCATCTCGGCGCGGCATCTATGTGGCGAACTGTCCGGGAAAGAACTCAATCGCCGTCGCGGAACTCGCGTTCGCGTTGATGCTCGCGCTCGATCGCCGCGTCGCCGACAACGTGATCGCTTTGCGGGCCGGTCAATGGAATAAAAAGGAGTTCTCGAAAGCGCGCGGTCTGTTCGGGCGGACGCTCGGCCTGGTCGGCGTCGGCAAGATTGGACAGGAGATGATTCCGCGCGCGAAAGCTTTTGGTATGCCCGTTATTGCCTGGAGTCGCAGTCTGACGGATGAAAGAGCTGAAGAGTTAGGCGTGGAACGAAAGGATTCGCCGCTGGAGGTCGCGAGGGCCGCCGATGTCGTGAGCGTCCATGTGGCGCTGAAGCCGGACACGCGCTCGCTGATCGGTCCCGAACTCTTCAAGGCAATGAAGGAAGGCGCTTACCTCATCAATACCGCGCGCGGCGAGGTTGTCGATCAGGATGCTTTGGTGGCAGCGATTCATGCGAAGGGCATTCGCGCCGGGCTCGATGTTTTCGCGGCTGAACCAACTTCCGGCGTGGCCGAATTCACTGATGCGATTTCGCAGGAAGCAAGCGTTTACGGCACGCACCACATCGGCGCCTCAACCGATCAAGCGCAGGAAGCCATCGCTGCCGAAACCGTGCGTATCGTGAAGTCTTTCAAGGAAACCGGTCAGGTGCCCAACGTCGTGAATCTCGCGGCGCGCACGCCGGCCACCCATCGGCTGGTGGTGCGTCACCGCGATCGGCCGGGCGTGCTGGCCCAGGTGCTCGAAGCTATCAAAGCCGAACAGATCAACGTGCAGGAGATGGAGAACATCGTGTTCGAAGGCGCCGAAGCCGCCGTGGCGCGGATCAATCTGGACAAAGCGCCGTCGAGCGCGACGCTCGATCAATTGCGCGACGGGAACGCGGATGTTATCGAGTTGAATCTATTGACGCTTCAATGAACACAACTCTCATAACGGGCGCGTCATCCGGAATTGGTGAAGCATTCGCGCGCGCGCTCGCGGCCCGCGGGCACAACCTGCTGCTCGTCGCGCGTTCGGAAGATAAGCTGATCACGCTTTGCAGCGAACTCGGCCGCATCCGGAGCATTCACTGTCAGTATGTGGCGATGGATCTGTCAAAGGCGGAATCGCCGGCTAAGTTGTTTGCAGAAACTAAAAAACGCGAACTCGAAATCGATTTGCTGATCAATAATGCCGGATTCGGATCGATGGGAGATTTTGCTGCGCATGACCTCGACCGCGAACTCAACATGATCGATTTGAATGTGCGTTCGCTGGTTGAGATGACGCATCGCTTTCTGCAGCCGATGCGCGCTCGCAAGAGCGGTGCGATCGTTAATGTCGCTTCGACGGCTGGATTTCAGCCCGTGCCTTACATGGCGACGTACTCGGCGACAAAAGCGTTCGTGCTTTCATTCTCGGAAGCGTTGTGGGAAGAAAATCGCGAACACGGAATCAAAGTGATGGCGCTGTGTCCCGGCGTGACTGAAACGAATTTCTTCGAAGCATCGCAAATGAAGCAGAAGCCGCCCGCACGCGCGTCGCAAACAGCCGAGGAAGTCGTCGAAACAGCGTTGCGGGCGCTCGCCCGGGGGAAGAGTCACGTGATCTCAGGCTGGGCAAACTTCTTTGCGACTGAAAGTGAACGCCTCGTGCCGCGTTCACTTGTCACCCGCGCAATTGGATCCGTGATGCGGAGCTCGCGCGGCGATGCGATACAGAAACGTGAGCCATAGTCAGCTATGACCCTGGTCGGTAAATCAATTCCCCGCAAAGAAGGCCGGAAGAAAGTCACCGGTCAGGCGCTCTACGTCGATGATCTGAAATTCGACGGCATGCTGCACGGCGTGACCGTGCGCAGCTCAGTTCCCCGGGGAAGCATCAAGAACATTTCCTTTGATAACCCACCCGCTAACGCAGGCGGTAGTGACCTCTCCATCCCCTGGGATGAATTCACCATCGTCACGGCAAAAGACATTCCCGGAGAGAACTACGTCGCACTGATTCTGAACGACCAGCCCTATCTCGCTGAGAACACGGTGAATCACGCCGAAGAGCCAATCGTCCTGTTGGCTCATCACGACAAATACCTGCTCGAGGAAGCTCGCCGCCGAGTGAAGATTGAATATGAAGAGACGCCCGCAGTCTTTTCGCTGGAAGAGTCACTCGCGCCGAAAGAAATCATCTGGGGCGAAGACAATGTCTTTAAGAAGTTTCTCGTGAACAAAGGCAACGTTGAAGAAGCCTGGGCGCACGCGGACTTCATTGTCGAAGGCGAATACGAAACCGGCGCGCAGGAACAGCTCTACATTGAAACGAATGGCGTGATTGCCACTGCGAATCCGGCGGAAGGCGT is a genomic window of Pyrinomonadaceae bacterium containing:
- a CDS encoding aldo/keto reductase, whose amino-acid sequence is MSKNDCAKTDGTARYRARFKDAADGHFRQAQDLWLSSIGVGTYLGQPDELTDRRYTEAILRAVELGANVIDTAANYRLQRSERSIGAALTELQTRGFPRDELVTCTKGGYLPFDGAPPSDVRQYVEDNFIKTGIATWGDIAGGSHCMTPRYLESQLEQSLRNMDLDCVDVYYVHNPESQLSAVSGEEFSRRLRAAFEFLEQSVAQGKIRNYGVATWNGFRVEPNARGYHSLEQMVEVARDIAGDAHHFRFIQLPVNLAMPEALFFKNQKFGDEWMTATDAAHKLGVTVIASGSILQGQVARGLPEAIRQALGSLATDAQAGIQFVRSAPGITTALVGMSNVAHVAENLELLRTEPAASATVMGLFEQEE
- the hemW gene encoding radical SAM family heme chaperone HemW, coding for MRAGIYIHTPFCRSRCSYCDFATGMFESDVADRYVRAVVAEISRWREVEPSAAVDTVYFGGGTPSLLTVEQLEHILNAVRGAARTPLACSMPEACVPTFDVAADAEITLEINPGDGGENADAQRKTMSEWRRLGINRASFGAQTFDDRELKMLGRTHDSGDISKTFQRLRDAGFDNINFDLIAALPGQTLEGWQRNLDEALQLRPEHLSLYLLDVHEGTPLHDQINRGMRPRPDEDLAAEMYALMIERVCAAGYEHYEISNFCLPGRESRHNTKYWSGAPYYGFGNSAHSYDGAHGRWANERDAAKYVELIEKDQSPIVERTELTEEDARSEAIFLGLRLLRGIDLNSYRARFGTDLREQFNGELDRLKAGGLVAIDEERLKLTTRGALLSNEVFAALA
- a CDS encoding DUF1015 family protein, which encodes MAVIRPFNALRPAAECAHQVAAVPYDVVNTDEARALASGNPQSFLHVSRPEIDLPDGTPIYSDEVYAKAVTNFDLLKKECPFEQESEASLYLYRLIMGNHEQIGVVACCSVDEYDSDVIRKHERTRRDKEDDRTRHMLVLRAQTGPVFLTYRTQANIDSLVNEALQQNEPLYDFVANDDIRHSIWRISNTGAFVEAFASVPNLYIADGHHRAASASRARAQLKEHGFSFIGNEEYNFFQCVLFPDKQLQILPYNRIVRDLNGMSPAGFLSELGKAFQVTDGAPPSPKERGQWSMYLDGRWHGLGLPDGASRPEGVVESLDVSILQDRVLDSILGIKDVRTDKRIDFVGGIRGTDELEKLVNEGKAAVAFSLYPTTIEDLLRVSDAGEIMPPKSTWFEPKLRDGLLVHEI
- a CDS encoding SDR family oxidoreductase produces the protein MNTTLITGASSGIGEAFARALAARGHNLLLVARSEDKLITLCSELGRIRSIHCQYVAMDLSKAESPAKLFAETKKRELEIDLLINNAGFGSMGDFAAHDLDRELNMIDLNVRSLVEMTHRFLQPMRARKSGAIVNVASTAGFQPVPYMATYSATKAFVLSFSEALWEENREHGIKVMALCPGVTETNFFEASQMKQKPPARASQTAEEVVETALRALARGKSHVISGWANFFATESERLVPRSLVTRAIGSVMRSSRGDAIQKREP
- a CDS encoding 3-phosphoglycerate dehydrogenase family protein encodes the protein MKILIADKFEESGRIGLRSIGCEISFQPDLKDDALVEAIAKEKPDVLIVRGTKVTEPMLEAGPLKLVVRAGAGYNTIDVAAASRRGIYVANCPGKNSIAVAELAFALMLALDRRVADNVIALRAGQWNKKEFSKARGLFGRTLGLVGVGKIGQEMIPRAKAFGMPVIAWSRSLTDERAEELGVERKDSPLEVARAADVVSVHVALKPDTRSLIGPELFKAMKEGAYLINTARGEVVDQDALVAAIHAKGIRAGLDVFAAEPTSGVAEFTDAISQEASVYGTHHIGASTDQAQEAIAAETVRIVKSFKETGQVPNVVNLAARTPATHRLVVRHRDRPGVLAQVLEAIKAEQINVQEMENIVFEGAEAAVARINLDKAPSSATLDQLRDGNADVIELNLLTLQ
- a CDS encoding 3'(2'),5'-bisphosphate nucleotidase CysQ encodes the protein MDKINYDREIEVATALGRAAGAVLLAHYNSPFLVEQKVNALLEMEEVTAADREANDLIVRRLAHEFPGDGILAEESVDTDERLNKERVWLIDPMDGTKNFVQRDGDFAVQIGLAVGGEAVLGVVYQPVRDVLYRAVRGAGSWLERDGKQAERMHVSNKTDPAEMVLASSRSHRSPRMERVVDSFGFKFETRRGSVGVKVGLIAEQEADLYLHLSPGTKQWDTCAPEIVLTEAGGRLTDLFGKPLRYNAARIDNRNGVVATNSAAHELVIDSLKPLLREFGRTPV